In a genomic window of Thermoproteus tenax Kra 1:
- a CDS encoding signal peptidase I translates to MGDRWTTDLLVFAVLIFLIFLVARYVIHVSWPFAVVSSWSMLPTLRVGDFVILTGVQTCSQIHVGDIVVYIASLPFPPGEWIIHRVIAVDPGCQITTKGDNMLTNPISDQAYGEPPVTLNNLVGEVVVTIPYIGVFPLLVRPQSSAGVGLWLVRFIFFAILVGAYYVAFGRYR, encoded by the coding sequence ATGGGCGATAGATGGACTACGGATCTGCTCGTCTTCGCCGTATTGATCTTCCTCATCTTCCTTGTTGCCCGATACGTCATCCATGTCTCATGGCCCTTTGCAGTAGTTTCATCATGGTCTATGTTGCCCACATTGAGGGTTGGGGACTTCGTGATCTTAACTGGCGTGCAGACTTGCTCGCAGATACACGTCGGCGATATCGTCGTCTATATTGCAAGCCTACCCTTCCCTCCAGGCGAGTGGATCATACACAGAGTCATCGCAGTCGATCCTGGGTGTCAGATCACGACAAAGGGCGATAATATGTTGACAAATCCTATCTCCGACCAAGCCTACGGCGAGCCTCCTGTGACTTTGAACAACTTAGTGGGAGAGGTCGTCGTAACAATACCATATATAGGCGTTTTTCCGCTGCTTGTGAGACCCCAGAGCTCCGCGGGCGTGGGGCTGTGGCTCGTCAGGTTTATCTTCTTCGCGATCCTGGTTGGGGCATACTATGTAGCGTTCGGCCGATATAGGTGA
- a CDS encoding NAD(P)/FAD-dependent oxidoreductase: MRVAIIGAGPAGLSAARGLDADVFEEHDSVGLPRHCTSLVSSEGAESSGISPSLVVSKYNLVTLMNLRGDYIVFRLRKPVYMIDRPGLEDKLAEGIAVKLRSRVTGVEGHYIFVNNERRGPYDVIVIAEGAARRFSERYGKVVRLPGLQIDARIAGRPLEEMNVIYDRKISQSYFAWVVHIDGELYRIGLADRSQIPQKLQKLLKIFRAEPVSKPFGGGVLAGPPAPRLVVGPHALVGDAAGLTKPLSGGGIVLALKSGVALRDSINKGDLGLYESALRPTLLRLKVAHLAYKFMYERGFVHKSLALFSKSEFLAYDYDDHVKTLLLALMTTHKAPIALAEGLRYYLRSEKI; the protein is encoded by the coding sequence GTGCGCGTGGCTATAATCGGGGCAGGCCCAGCTGGGCTCTCTGCCGCCAGAGGCCTTGACGCAGATGTGTTTGAAGAACACGACAGCGTGGGCCTTCCGCGGCACTGTACGAGTCTCGTGAGCTCCGAGGGGGCAGAGTCGTCGGGTATAAGTCCTTCGTTGGTCGTAAGTAAGTATAACCTTGTCACACTGATGAACCTAAGGGGAGACTACATCGTGTTCAGACTTAGGAAGCCCGTCTATATGATAGATAGGCCCGGCCTTGAGGACAAGCTGGCCGAGGGCATTGCAGTGAAGCTCCGTAGTAGAGTCACAGGCGTGGAGGGCCACTATATATTTGTAAACAACGAACGTCGCGGACCCTACGACGTCATCGTCATAGCCGAGGGCGCGGCGAGGAGGTTTTCTGAAAGGTACGGAAAGGTGGTCAGATTGCCGGGGCTTCAGATCGACGCGAGGATAGCGGGCAGGCCCTTAGAAGAGATGAACGTTATATACGATAGAAAAATATCTCAGAGCTATTTCGCCTGGGTTGTACACATAGACGGCGAGCTCTACAGAATAGGCCTCGCAGATAGATCGCAGATTCCCCAGAAGTTGCAAAAATTGTTGAAGATATTCAGAGCGGAGCCTGTGTCTAAGCCGTTCGGCGGAGGCGTCTTGGCAGGCCCTCCCGCGCCTAGGTTAGTAGTAGGCCCTCATGCCTTGGTTGGAGATGCAGCAGGCCTCACTAAACCTCTGAGCGGGGGAGGGATAGTTCTGGCCCTAAAGAGCGGCGTAGCTCTTAGAGACTCGATCAATAAAGGGGACTTGGGCCTCTATGAGTCCGCGCTTAGGCCAACCCTACTAAGGTTGAAAGTTGCACACCTCGCATATAAATTCATGTACGAAAGGGGGTTCGTCCACAAGTCGCTGGCACTTTTCAGTAAGTCGGAATTCTTGGCGTACGACTATGACGACCATGTGAAGACTCTGTTGCTCGCCCTCATGACGACCCACAAAGCGCCGATAGCTCTGGCGGAGGGGCTACGGTATTATCTGCGCTCGGAAAAAATTTAA
- a CDS encoding HD domain-containing protein has translation MQFIKQIRDPVHGWIRLTKDEVELLDSLPVIQRLRYIKQLGMVYLVYPSAVYSRFDHSLGVMHLAYHIGKELLPKVAVSEDLDYLLKHLRLAALLHDIGHYPFSHTFEGVIGELVSASKDLGCGNSVDISLFEREKPHEVTGRLIVERISSDLRERGYDPSLIKSILDKEYSSKDGEIVKILSGIVSGTLDADRLDYIMRDLYFTGAAVGTSIGHIDLERMISNIDYVKGYGLVFDEKARVHLEGYVITRYNIYRHVYLHHKTILFTEVARSILRENIQKCREGSLKGVICEYLCDLARFVSGDISEDLLWRTTDDFFVSVFINDTKFKDLLSRRKLGYISLWKRDKDYLEIFKDDVKLINRTIDEIYSSSEIEAQQIMKTVLIEELNRMLEKTGCKLADGDLEIAHAAFDPKADDIYIATQEGPIRLEQLSPLVQAVKEAWDRSPHFFAYLREEAARSCGNRVVAYIKRILPAVLPYVAKVSLIAPE, from the coding sequence GTGCAATTCATCAAACAGATTCGAGATCCGGTCCATGGTTGGATCCGTTTGACTAAAGATGAGGTAGAGCTACTGGACTCATTGCCCGTCATACAGCGGCTCCGCTATATAAAACAGTTGGGGATGGTCTATTTGGTCTATCCCTCTGCGGTGTACTCGCGGTTCGACCACTCTCTTGGGGTTATGCATCTGGCCTACCATATCGGCAAGGAGCTGCTCCCTAAGGTGGCAGTGTCGGAAGATCTGGACTATCTCCTCAAACATCTGCGGCTGGCCGCTCTACTGCACGACATAGGGCACTACCCCTTCTCGCACACGTTTGAGGGAGTCATAGGCGAGCTAGTTTCTGCGTCTAAGGACTTGGGGTGTGGGAACTCCGTCGACATATCTCTCTTCGAGAGAGAGAAGCCTCACGAGGTCACAGGCCGGCTCATAGTGGAACGGATCTCGTCTGATCTAAGGGAGCGCGGCTACGACCCGAGCCTCATTAAATCGATATTAGACAAGGAATATTCGTCAAAGGACGGAGAGATCGTGAAGATATTATCGGGCATAGTCTCCGGCACTCTCGATGCTGACCGCCTTGATTATATAATGCGCGACTTATACTTCACAGGCGCCGCCGTGGGGACCTCTATAGGCCACATTGACCTTGAGCGCATGATCAGCAATATCGACTATGTGAAAGGCTACGGGCTTGTCTTCGACGAGAAGGCCCGCGTCCATCTGGAGGGCTATGTGATCACTAGATATAACATATACCGGCATGTCTATCTACATCATAAGACTATCCTCTTCACGGAGGTGGCGAGATCAATACTTAGAGAAAATATACAAAAGTGTAGAGAGGGCTCTCTGAAGGGCGTAATATGCGAATATCTATGCGACTTAGCCCGTTTCGTCTCAGGAGATATCTCTGAGGATTTACTGTGGCGGACTACAGACGACTTCTTTGTATCAGTATTTATTAACGATACAAAGTTCAAGGATCTCCTCTCGCGCAGAAAGCTGGGCTATATATCTCTGTGGAAAAGAGACAAGGATTATCTCGAAATATTTAAAGATGATGTGAAGCTGATTAACAGGACTATCGACGAGATATACTCATCGTCTGAAATCGAGGCGCAACAGATAATGAAGACCGTGTTAATAGAGGAACTTAATAGAATGCTTGAAAAAACCGGATGCAAGCTAGCTGACGGCGATCTCGAAATCGCTCACGCGGCCTTCGATCCTAAGGCCGACGACATATACATAGCAACTCAGGAGGGGCCCATACGCTTGGAACAACTGTCCCCCCTTGTCCAGGCGGTCAAAGAGGCATGGGACCGGTCTCCTCACTTTTTCGCATATCTACGCGAGGAGGCCGCGAGGAGCTGCGGCAACAGAGTCGTAGCCTACATAAAGCGCATATTGCCGGCTGTCTTGCCCTATGTGGCCAAGGTATCCCTCATAGCGCCAGAGTGA